From a single Nicotiana tomentosiformis chromosome 2, ASM39032v3, whole genome shotgun sequence genomic region:
- the LOC104099218 gene encoding LOW QUALITY PROTEIN: exonuclease 1 (The sequence of the model RefSeq protein was modified relative to this genomic sequence to represent the inferred CDS: substituted 1 base at 1 genomic stop codon), with amino-acid sequence MGIQGLLPLLKSIMLPINIKELKGCSVAVDTYSWLHKGAFSCSKELCKGIPTTKHIDYCMHRVNLLRHYGVKPILVFDGGPLPMKNDQENKRARSRKENLSRAIEHEANGNMTAAYECYQKAVDISPSVAHDLIQVLKRENVCYIVAPYEADAQMTFLAINKQVDAVITEDSDLIAFGCPRIIYKMDKFGQGLEFRCSKLDQNKELNLTGFTKQMLLEMCILSGCDYLQSLPGMGLKKAHALIKKFKSYDKVIKHLRYNTAAVSPLYEESFKKAIMTFLHQRVYDPITEDLVHLSELSVCGSQDLDFLGPYPSKFSHDATXMHVTIYFLFFMSHSLTRRTLIQAEVAQGIAKGNVDPFTMMPFQKECNAAELVHSRTYELNDFKVEGERRKLDLPAQKNLLTNYFCTASLEAKQKFRAPRTSPVHPNSEIGVSNPWADSKKADSPKFVSLPMSSPDLLGVSSAPVRKDSFAVDDILLKASRCLESKSQGRLEEEENANYIGLQPVPLQHPICKPCMTSSKERALDLSESTIEAEKGKVIVRSSYFMKNKKKEDNQDDKSEINGAANDRSHRSIQENDCDSMSDARDETVAAVVKNTIVRSSYFQHKPSAGNGDTEQSKENKRVIVRSSYFQHKRSAGTKENENCQDNSHVPAELQHTSPKASSGNDCCEVRLKKRKVTFIDTAQTESESAEYLEAEISADQGNFISDLDDSTNETKDGEGKFGSNISHLGRYSQIAEKSIESFVSVISSFRFTSNGSRASGLRAPLKDIKNTSTNRSASNLDLSKFVYKPTNQKRSLARRKV; translated from the exons ATGGGTATACAAGGGCTTTTGCCCCTCTTGAAATCAATAATGTTACCCATAAACATCAAAGAATTGAAGGGTTGCAGTGTAGCTGTTGATACATATTCTTGGCTTCACAAGGGTGCTTTCTCTTGCAGCAAAGAGCTCTGCAAAGGCATCCCCACTACCAA GCATATTGATTATTGCATGCACAGAGTAAATCTATTACGCCATTATGGTGTCAAACCTATTCTTGTGTTTGATGGAGGTCCCTTACCAATGAAGAATGACCAGGAGAACAAGCGGGCAAG GTCTAGGAAAGAAAACCTTTCTCGTGCGATAGAGCATGAAGCTAATGGAAACATGACTGCTGCTTATGAGTGCTATCAAAAGGCGGTTGATATATCACCTTCAGTGGCTCACGATCTCATACAG GTCCTAAAGCGAGAAAATGTATGTTACATAGTGGCTCCTTATGAAGCAGATGCTCAAATGACCTTTCTGGCCATCAACAAACAGGTTGATGCAGTTATAACCGAGGATTCGGATTTAATAGCATTTGGTTGTCCTAGG ATCATTTACAAAATGGATAAGTTTGGGCAAGGTCTTGAGTTTCGGTGCTCTAAGCTGGATCAGAATAAGGAACTAAATTTAACAGGTTTCACAAAGCAGATGCTTCTAGAGATGTGTATCTTGAGCGGTTGTGACTATTTGCAGTCCTTGCCTGGAATGGGCCTAAAAAAAGCTCATGCACTTATAAAAAAGTTCAAGAGCTATGACAAG GTCATTAAGCACTTGAGGTACAATACTGCTGCAGTTTCTCCTCTGTATGAAGAGTCTTTCAAGAAAGCAATTATGACCTTCCTGCATCAACGAGTTTATGATCCCATTACTGAAGATCTGGTTCATTTGTCTGAGCTCTCTGTCTGTGGTAGTCAAGATCTAGATTTCCTAGGCCCATATCCTTCCAAATTTAGTCATGATGCAACTTAGATGCATGTAACAATCTATTTCCTTTTTTTTATGAGTCATTCCTTAACTAGGAGAACGCTGATACAAGCAGAAGTTGCTCAAGGAATAGCAAAAGGCAATGTTGATCCTTTCACTATGATGCCATTTCAG AAAGAATGCAATGCTGCTGAACTGGTGCATAGCAGGACTTATGAACTGAATGACTTCAAAGTGGAAGGTGAAAGGAGGAAGCTTGATTTGCCTGCACAAAAAAATCTCCTAACCAACTACTTCT GCACTGCTTCTCTTGAAGCAAAGCAGAAATTTAGGGCACCGAGAACTAGCCCTGTTCATCCAAATTCAGAGATTGGAGTGTCAAACCCTTGGGCAGACAGTAAGAAAGCTGATTCTCCTAAATTCGTGAGCTTGCCAATGTCCTCGCCTGATCTTCTGGGTGTATCTTCTGCTCCGGTGAGGAAAGACAGTTTTGCA GTAGATGATATTCTCTTGAAAGCTTCCAGGTGTTTGGAGTCAAAAAGTCAAG GACGACTGGAAGAGGAAGAAAATGCAAATTATATAGGACTACAACCTGTTCCGCTACAGCATCCAATATGTAAACCCTGCATGACATCGAGTAAGGAGCGTGCTTTAGATTTGAGCGAGAGCACAATAGAAGCTGAAAAAGGAAAAGTGATAGTGAGGAGCTCCTATTTTATGAAGAATAAGAAAAAGGAAGATAATCAGGATGATAAGAGTGAGATAAATGGGGCTGCCAATGATAGATCTCATAGAAGTATTCAGGAGAATGATTGTGATTCTATGTCAGATGCAAGGGATGAAACAGTAGCAGCAGTAGTTAAAAATACCATTGTGCGGAGTTCTTATTTTCAGCATAAGCCATCAGCAGGAAATG GTGATACTGAACAGAGCAAAGAGAACAAAAGAGTAATAGTAAGGAGTTCTTATTTTCAGCACAAGCGATCAGCAGGAACAAAAGAGAATGAAAATTGTCAGGACAACTCGCATGTTCCTGCTGAGCTGCAACATACCAGTCCCAAGGCTTCTTCAGGAAATGACTGCTGTGAAGTGAGATTAAAGAAAAGAAAGGTTACCTTCATTGACACTGCTCAAACC GAAAGTGAGAGCGCTGAATATTTAGAGGCTGAAATATCTGCCGATCAAG GCAACTTCATCTCCGACCTGGATGATTCCACTAACGAAACAAAGGACGGAGAAGGGAAATTTGGTTCCAACATCTCTCATTTAGGACGTTATTCTCAAATAGCAGAGAAATCAATAGAAAGTTTTGTTTCAGTCATATCATCGTTTAGATTCACCTCAAATGGTTCTCGAGCCAGTGGACTCCGAGCCCCTTTAAAAGATATTAAGAATACAAGCACCAACAG GTCCGCTAGTAACCTGGATCTAAGCAAGTTCGTATACAAGCCAACAAATCAGAAGCGATCATTAGCACGTCGTAAAGTTTAA
- the LOC104099219 gene encoding protein S40-1-like, producing MAEEFQEYEVIFQENAGREEVRELADDEEEYDFQVRRNNKVSRIKKLKRNSNSVPVNIPDGNSWFKYLEKKSDFFEDEYRDDEEMVPPHVITGRRIAGKMTSFSVCTGYGRTLKGRDLSQVRNSILRMTGFLET from the coding sequence ATGGCTGAAGAATTTCAAGAATATGAAGTGATTTTTCAGGAAAATGCAGGACGTGAAGAGGTTCGAGAATTAGCTGATGATGAAGAAGAGTATGACTTCCAAGTTCGTCGTAATAACAAGGTATCTAGAATAAAGAAACTGAAGCGGAATTCCAATTCCGTCCCTGTTAACATTCCCGACGGAAATTCATGGTTCAAGTATTTGGAGAAAAAGTCGGATTTTTTTGAAGATGAGTACAGAGATGACGAAGAAATGGTGCCGCCTCACGTGATAACTGGTCGGAGAATAGCCGGAAAAATGACGTCATTTTCCGTTTGTACTGGATATGGAAGGACTCTTAAGGGAAGAGATTTGAGTCAAGTAAGGAATTCAATTCTTAGGATGACTGGTTTTCTGGAAACGTAA